Within the Dolichospermum compactum NIES-806 genome, the region GCTTGTACTGGACAAGTAGGAATACATTGTTCACAGACTATGCAGCGCGATCGCACAAAGGTGAGTTTATATGTCTCTGGATTAATAGCTAGGGCTTCAGTGGGACAAACCCCTGTACATAAACCGCAGTGAACGCATACATTTTCATCAATGACAATTTCACCTAATCCCAGAGAAACATGAATATGTTGCGATCGCATCCACTCAATTGCTGCATCTAACTGATCAATGTCCCCTAATAATTCTACCACCAGTTTACCAA harbors:
- a CDS encoding NIL domain-containing protein — encoded protein: MKKRVTLTFPKRAIQMPVTYRLAKDFNVAANIIRAQVAPNQIGKLVVELLGDIDQLDAAIEWMRSQHIHVSLGLGEIVIDENVCVHCGLCTGVCPTEALAINPETYKLTFVRSRCIVCEQCIPTCPVQAISTNL